The DNA segment GATTACGACTATGACTGGCGCAAGAGCAAATTGCGCGGCGCCGTGTATGTCGGCCAGCTCGACGACTTGCGCAGCCTGACCGAGAGCGTCTATCTGGGGCGCTTCCTCACCGAGCAAAAGCCCAACCGGCGCAGCGTGACGCACTTGCCGGTGGAAGATATCCGTGAATTGCAGGAGCCGGGTGTCTATGTCGCGGTGATGAGCCAGCCGGGGCGCTTCCGTTACGAATTCCAGACCAGCTATTTTTATGTCAGCGATATCGGCATGCATGCGCGCCTGTTCGACAAGGGCGCCGATGTCTTCGTCAGCTCGCTCATCGATGGCAAGGCAGTCAGCGGCGTCGACATATCCTGGCTCGATGAAGAGGGCAAGGTGCTGGCGCAGGCCGCAACCGATGGCGATGGCCATGCGGTATTTGCCGAGCGCCCGAAAAATGCCAGGGTGGCAGTCGCCCGCAAGGATCGCCAGGTCAGCATGATCGCCCTGAAGGAGCCGGCGCTGGACCTGTCGGAATACGACATTACGGGCGCCACCTCCAGGCCCGTGCGTCTGTTTGCCTGGTCCGGCCGCAACCTTTACCGGCCTGGCGAATCGTTCGACTTGTCGGTGCTGGCGCGCGACGCCGACGGCCATCCGGTGGCGGCGCAGCCGGTGCAAGCCATCCTCAAGCGCCCCGATGGCAAGCGCCATTTCACGGCCAGCTGGAAGCCGGATGGGCGTTATCCGGGGTATTACCTGAAACGCCTGGAATTGCCGCCCGATGCGCCGACCGGTTTCTGGAGCCTGGAATTGCGCAGCGACCCCGCCGAAAAAACGCCGGGCACGGTGATGCGCTTCGGCGTCGAGGAATTTTTGCCGGAACGCATGAAGCTCGATTTGTCGAGCAAGCAGGCCGTGCTGGCGCCCGATGGCGAATTTGGCATCGAGGTCCAGGGCAAGTACCTGTATGGCGCGCCCGCCGCCGGTAACCGCCTGCTCGGCGTGGCGCAGTATGAGCGCAACAAGAACCCGCTGGCAAAGGAATTCCCTGGATTCGAATTCGGCAATATTGCCGATGATGACTTCAAGACGCGCAAGGAACTCGACGAAGACAAGCTTGATGCCGAAGGCCGCGCCAGTGCAGCCATTGACCTGTCGCCGGTGGCCAAGCGCCGTTCACCTTTCACCGTGCGCGCCACCTACAGCCTGCTGGAGTCGGGCGGCCGTCCGATCGTGCGCAGCATCGAGCGCGTGGTCTGGCCGGCGCCGGTCATCCTTGGCATGCGGCCGCTGTTTACCGGCGACTACGCCAAGGAAAACAGCCAGGTCGAATTTGAAGTGGTGCGCGCAGGCAGTGATGGCAAGCTAAAAGCTTCCGCCAGCATGCCGGTGCGCCTGTTCCGTGAAAACCGCGATTATTACTGGCGCTTCGAAGACCAGCGTGGCTGGCATTCGGGCTTTACCGAAACCGATGAACTGGTTGAGACATCGTCCGTCAGCGTGCCCGCCGGCGCGCGTGGCAAGCTGCGCGTGCCGGTGCGTTATGGCCGCTACCGCCTCGAAGTCATGGACCCGGAAACCGGCCTGACAAGCGCTTACCGCTTCTATGCCGGCTGGAGCGCACGCTCCGACGAAGAGCAGGGCGTGCGCCCGGACCGCGTGGCGTTGAAGCTCGACAAGCCCGCCTATCGCGACGGCGATACCGCGCGCCTGACCATCACGCCGCCGCACCAGGGCCAGGCGCTGGCGACCGTGGAGGGCGACCGCACCTTGTGGACCAAGCGCGTCGCCATCAAGGACGCCAGCGCCACGGTCGACATTCCCCTGGGCGAAAACTGGAAGCGCCATGACCTGTACGTCACGGTGATGGTAATGCGGCCCGGCAGCGAAGGCGACCGCGTCACACCGGCGCGCGCGCTGGGCATCATGCACCTGCCGCTGGAGCGCACCGAACGCAAGCTGAATGTAACGCTGGAAGCGCCGCAGAAGGCGTTGCCGGAAACCACCGTCAAGGTTAAAGTGAAGGTGCCGGAGGCAAAGGGCCAGCAAGCCATGGTCACGCTGTCGGCAGTGGATGTCGGCATCCTCAACATCACTCGCTTTCCCACGCCGGACCCGCACGGTTTCTATTTCGGTCGCTTGCGCTATGGCGCTGACCAGCATGACATCTACGGGCGCCTCATCGAGAAGCTGCAAGGGCAAAAGGGCAAGCTCAAGTTCGGCGGCGACAATACGCCCAAGCCATCGCGTAGCCTGCCGAAAAAAGTCAGGCTGGTGGACCTCTTCAGCGGGCCGGTGCAACTGAATGCCCAGGGCGAGGCGGAAATCCCGCTGGCGCTGCCTGACTTCAACGGCAGCCTGCGGCTGATGGCCGTGGTGGCCAGCGCCGACAAGTTCGGCTCGCGCGACGCCGAAATGACGGTTGCGGCGCCGCTCGTTGCCGAACTGGCAACGCCGCGCTTCCTGTCCTTCGGCGACAGCGCCGTGGTTGCGCTCGACTTGCACAACATGTCCGGCGCGGAGAAAAAGCTGCAGGTGTCGCTGAACGGCGGCGGCGCGCTGCAATTGCAGGAAGCCGAGCGCACCGTGATGCTGAAAGACCAGGAAAAGCGCACCCTGCGCTTCCCGGTCGAGGCGCGTTCGGTGCCGGGCCTGCACACCATTGCGCTCAAGGTCAGCGGCGAGCAGATCAAGCTGGAGCGCAGTTTCGTATTGCAGGTGCAGGCGCCCACGCCCCAGCAGCACTTCACGCGGCGCTACAGCGTCAAGCCCGGCGAGTCGCTGGAGATCCGCGATGCCGAACTCTCCGGCCTGCATCGCGGCTCGGTGCTGGCGCATCTCGTGGTGTCCAACAAGGCGCCGATCGACATACGCGCCGCCATCCAGGGTTTGCTGACTTACCCGTATGGTTGTGCCGAGCAGACCACCAGCACGGCCTATCCGCATGTCTTTGTCGACGAGGAGGCGGCGCGCCGCTTCGGCCTCAAGCCCTATAGCCGGGAAAAGCGTGCCGAAATGCTGGAGCAGGCAGTTGCCAGGCTGGCTGCGATGCAGGCGCCCAACGGTGGCTTCAGCTTGTGGGGCAATGTGTCGGAATACGAATACTGGTTGTCCGCCTACATCACCAGCTTCCTGCAGGATGCGCGCGAGCAGGGTTTTGCGGTGCCGGACGCCATGTACGGCAAGGCCATGGATTTCCTGCTGAAAGGCTTGCAGGAAGGCGTGGCGCACTTGCCGGCAGCGCCCGCACCGGCAAATGCCGCCGCCGGCACGACGGCGACCGGCATGTGGCAGGAAGACCGCGAGCGCGACAATCGCCGCTTTGGCGTGCTGGCTTATGGTGCCTACGTGCTGGCACGTGAAAACAAGGTTCCCGTCGCAAGCCTGCGCCAGTTGCACGAGGTGCGCGCGCAGGCGCATTCCGGCTTGCCGCTGGTGCACCTGGGCATCGCCCTGAAACTGATGGGCGACAAGGACCGCAGCAGCGCCGCCCTGAATGAAGGCGTGCGCAAGAATCGCGACAGCAGCTACTGGTGGTGGGATTACGGCAGCACGCTGCGTGACGCTGCCCTCAGCCATGCCCTGCTGGAACGCCACAAGATCGCCATCGAAGGCAGCGAGAACCTGGTGGCGGTGCTTGCCGCGGAAATGGAAAAGCACCGCTATTACAGCACCCAGGAAAAGCTGGCGCTGTTCCTGGTCGGGCGCACCTACGCCGCCGACAGCGGCGAGGCCTGGAGCGCCGACATTGCCGTTGATGACAAGACCGCGCAGCTGGGCGGAAAGGGCGCTGTCTTCCGCGAGCTGCAGGCAACGCAGCTGGCGGGCGGCGTCAAGCTTGCCAATACTCACAAGGAGCGCCTGTATGTCGAGCTGTCGCTGTCAGGCAACCCGGTCAAGCAACCGGCACCGCGCAATGACCCCATCGAACTGAGCCGCAGTTTCCATACCGCCGAGGGCAAGCCGATTGCCGGACGTGCGTTGAAGGTCGGCGAGACCGTGCTGGTGCGCATCACTGCCAAATCGAAAACCGCTATCGGCACCGGCATGGTGATCGACAAGATTCCCGCCGGGCTGGAAATCGAAAACATGAACATCGTGCAGGGCGAGCAGATGGGCATCGTCAAGATCGGCGATATCAACCCGGCCGAAGCCATGAACGACAGCCGCATCAAGCATGTTGAATTCCGCGACGACCGGTTCGTCGCTGCGGTGCGGCTCGATGCGCGCGGCATCAACCTGTTCTACCGCGCGCGCGTGGTCACACCCGGAAAATTCGTGATGCCGCAGCTGTATGCCGAAGACATGTATCGCCCGGACCTGTTCGGCGTGCATGGCGGTGGCGAGACCCTGATCGTGGTGGATGCGAACGCGCCGTAAATGGTGGAAGGCGGCATCCGGCGCAATAGTGGTCTGCGTCATCGCCTTACTGCTGTTCGATCGCCTGTTTCCGCTGCCGGCGCCGGGGCGCGATGCGCCGTACGCGCTGGTGGTGGTGGCGCGCGACGGCACGCCGCTGCGCGCCTTCCCGGACCGCGAACATGTCTGGCGCCACCCGGTGCCGCTGGACGACGTGTCGCCGCTGTATCTTGAGGCGCTGGTGGCGTATGAAGACCGCGCTTTCTGGTGGCATGCCGGCGTCAATCCCTGGGCGCTGGCGCGCGCCGGCTGGCAGTGGCTGGTGCATGGCCGCATTGTCTCCGGCGGCTCCACCATCACCATGCAGGTGGCGCGCATCCTTGAACCGACGCCGCGCACGCCGGGCGGGAAATTGCGCCAGATCGTCCGCGCCCTGCAGATCGAGGCGCATTACTCCAAGCGCGAGATCCTCAATATCTACGTCAACTATGCGCCCATGGGCGGCGTGCTCGAAGGCGTCGAGGCTGCCAGCCGCGCCTATCTCGGCAAGCCGGCGCGGCGCCTGACGCATGCCGAAGCCGCAATGCTGGCGGTGCTGCCGCAACGCCCCTCGGCCTTGCGGCCGGACCGCTATCCGCAGCGGGCCAGGGATGCGCGCGACAAGGTCTTGCGCCGCCTGGAAGGCCGCTGGCCGCAGAGCGCGGTCAATGATGCCCTGACCGAGCCGGCGTATGCCAACAAGGTCAGCGACCCGATGCTGGCGCCCTTGCTGGCGCAACGCCTGAAGCGGCAATCCCGTGGCAGGACGCGCATCGACACCACCATCGATGCGGCAGCGCAAGCCGGCGTCGAGGGGCTGCTGGCCGATCGCGCCCGCATCCTGCCGCCGCGCGTGTCGCTGGCGGCGATGGTGGTGGACAATGCCGATGCCAGCGTGCTGGCTTATGCCGGGTCTGCCGATTTTGCTGATGCGGAACGCTTCAGCCACGTCGACATGGTGCGCGCTTCGCGCTCGCCGGGGTCGACCCTGAAGCCCTTCCTGTATGCCTTTGCGCTGGACGAGGGGCTGGTGCATTCGGAGTCGCTGCTGTCGGACACGCCGCAGTCGTTCGGCGGCTACCAGCCGGGCAACTTCCAGCAATCCTTCCATGGCCCGGTCAGCGTTTCCGAAGCGCTGGTCAAGTCGCTGAACGTGCCGGCGGTGGAAGTGCTGGAGCAACTGGGGTCGGCGCGATTCGTGTCAATGTTGCGGCGCGGCGGCCTGCGCCTGGATTTCCCGCCGGGCGCCGGCCCCAATCTATCGGTAATCCTGGGCGGCGCCGGCGCGCGCCTCGAAGACATGGTGGGCGCCTATGCGGCATTTGCCCGGCGCGGCTTGGCGGTCACGCCGCGCTTTACGCCGGGCATGCCCTTGCAGGAGCAGCGCATGATGAGCGAGGGCGCGGCCTTCATCGTGCGCGATATCCTCGAGACTGGCGGGCCGCTGGGGCGGGCGGTGGAGGGCAACGGCGGCTATCGCGGCATTGCCTGGAAGACCGGCACCAGTTTCGGCTTTCGCGATGCCTGGGCGGTTGGCGTCAGCCAGCGCTACACCGTCGGCGTCTGGGTCGGCAGGCCCGATGGCACGCCCAACCCGGGGTTTTTCGGCGCGAATGTCGCAGCGCCCCTGCTGGTGGATATTTTCAATGCGCTGCCGGATGGCCGGGCGGCCAGTCCGCAGCCCGTGCCCGCCGGCGTTACCCAGGAGCGCATCTGCTGGCCGCTCGGCACGCGCGTTGACGACAAGGACCTGCACCTGTGCCCGCTGCAGCGCACCGCCTGGGTATTGAACGGCACTGCGCCGCCGACTTTTGCCGACCGATTGCGCAGCGGCCCGCCGGCCTATGCGTATCATGTCGACCGCATCACGCGGCTACGCGTGGCGCCCGACTGCGCCCGCAATCCGGTCGAGCGCATCGAAACGGCGCGCTGGCCATCGTCGCTGGAGCCCTGGCTGGACGCCGGCTTGCGGCAACGCATGCTGCCGCCCCGTTGGGCGCCGGAATGCGCGGCGGCCCATGCGTCAGGGGATGGCTTGAAAATTGTCGGCTTGAGCGATGGCGAGATCCTGCGCCGCGCGCAGGGCAATGACATTCCGCGAGCCCGCCTGGAAATCCGCGGCGCGCGCGAGGAAGTAAGCTGGATGCTCAATGGCAGCCTGCTGGCGCGCAGCAAGCCGGGCGCCAGCCAGGTCGTCGAATTTCCGGAACCAGGACGTTACGACATTACTGCCTTCGACGACCATGGGCGCTATGACCGCATCAGCGTC comes from the Janthinobacterium sp. 17J80-10 genome and includes:
- a CDS encoding alpha-2-macroglobulin — protein: MRAKIVAIAMAVIALVAAAYWYFGRNDDGAFAPAGPETTSFQLIDAADRSLDGSPALALTFSLPLDARTSYDKYVRVFEMPTPVDGSAAQSDEEDEYAGSPAKGKAYSVSTKPEETNPNGGKPVEGAWVVGDNPRLLYFPHIKPQTRYVVQVLVALPAKNGSKLPSEARYAITTAPVSPAYYFASNGMVLPAKQNGGLPVVTVNVPEVDVQFLRVKPDQLPRFLDRVIGGRKPAKDKSEQAGEAGEEGEAGYDYDYDWRKSKLRGAVYVGQLDDLRSLTESVYLGRFLTEQKPNRRSVTHLPVEDIRELQEPGVYVAVMSQPGRFRYEFQTSYFYVSDIGMHARLFDKGADVFVSSLIDGKAVSGVDISWLDEEGKVLAQAATDGDGHAVFAERPKNARVAVARKDRQVSMIALKEPALDLSEYDITGATSRPVRLFAWSGRNLYRPGESFDLSVLARDADGHPVAAQPVQAILKRPDGKRHFTASWKPDGRYPGYYLKRLELPPDAPTGFWSLELRSDPAEKTPGTVMRFGVEEFLPERMKLDLSSKQAVLAPDGEFGIEVQGKYLYGAPAAGNRLLGVAQYERNKNPLAKEFPGFEFGNIADDDFKTRKELDEDKLDAEGRASAAIDLSPVAKRRSPFTVRATYSLLESGGRPIVRSIERVVWPAPVILGMRPLFTGDYAKENSQVEFEVVRAGSDGKLKASASMPVRLFRENRDYYWRFEDQRGWHSGFTETDELVETSSVSVPAGARGKLRVPVRYGRYRLEVMDPETGLTSAYRFYAGWSARSDEEQGVRPDRVALKLDKPAYRDGDTARLTITPPHQGQALATVEGDRTLWTKRVAIKDASATVDIPLGENWKRHDLYVTVMVMRPGSEGDRVTPARALGIMHLPLERTERKLNVTLEAPQKALPETTVKVKVKVPEAKGQQAMVTLSAVDVGILNITRFPTPDPHGFYFGRLRYGADQHDIYGRLIEKLQGQKGKLKFGGDNTPKPSRSLPKKVRLVDLFSGPVQLNAQGEAEIPLALPDFNGSLRLMAVVASADKFGSRDAEMTVAAPLVAELATPRFLSFGDSAVVALDLHNMSGAEKKLQVSLNGGGALQLQEAERTVMLKDQEKRTLRFPVEARSVPGLHTIALKVSGEQIKLERSFVLQVQAPTPQQHFTRRYSVKPGESLEIRDAELSGLHRGSVLAHLVVSNKAPIDIRAAIQGLLTYPYGCAEQTTSTAYPHVFVDEEAARRFGLKPYSREKRAEMLEQAVARLAAMQAPNGGFSLWGNVSEYEYWLSAYITSFLQDAREQGFAVPDAMYGKAMDFLLKGLQEGVAHLPAAPAPANAAAGTTATGMWQEDRERDNRRFGVLAYGAYVLARENKVPVASLRQLHEVRAQAHSGLPLVHLGIALKLMGDKDRSSAALNEGVRKNRDSSYWWWDYGSTLRDAALSHALLERHKIAIEGSENLVAVLAAEMEKHRYYSTQEKLALFLVGRTYAADSGEAWSADIAVDDKTAQLGGKGAVFRELQATQLAGGVKLANTHKERLYVELSLSGNPVKQPAPRNDPIELSRSFHTAEGKPIAGRALKVGETVLVRITAKSKTAIGTGMVIDKIPAGLEIENMNIVQGEQMGIVKIGDINPAEAMNDSRIKHVEFRDDRFVAAVRLDARGINLFYRARVVTPGKFVMPQLYAEDMYRPDLFGVHGGGETLIVVDANAP
- the pbpC gene encoding penicillin-binding protein 1C, with amino-acid sequence MRTRRKWWKAASGAIVVCVIALLLFDRLFPLPAPGRDAPYALVVVARDGTPLRAFPDREHVWRHPVPLDDVSPLYLEALVAYEDRAFWWHAGVNPWALARAGWQWLVHGRIVSGGSTITMQVARILEPTPRTPGGKLRQIVRALQIEAHYSKREILNIYVNYAPMGGVLEGVEAASRAYLGKPARRLTHAEAAMLAVLPQRPSALRPDRYPQRARDARDKVLRRLEGRWPQSAVNDALTEPAYANKVSDPMLAPLLAQRLKRQSRGRTRIDTTIDAAAQAGVEGLLADRARILPPRVSLAAMVVDNADASVLAYAGSADFADAERFSHVDMVRASRSPGSTLKPFLYAFALDEGLVHSESLLSDTPQSFGGYQPGNFQQSFHGPVSVSEALVKSLNVPAVEVLEQLGSARFVSMLRRGGLRLDFPPGAGPNLSVILGGAGARLEDMVGAYAAFARRGLAVTPRFTPGMPLQEQRMMSEGAAFIVRDILETGGPLGRAVEGNGGYRGIAWKTGTSFGFRDAWAVGVSQRYTVGVWVGRPDGTPNPGFFGANVAAPLLVDIFNALPDGRAASPQPVPAGVTQERICWPLGTRVDDKDLHLCPLQRTAWVLNGTAPPTFADRLRSGPPAYAYHVDRITRLRVAPDCARNPVERIETARWPSSLEPWLDAGLRQRMLPPRWAPECAAAHASGDGLKIVGLSDGEILRRAQGNDIPRARLEIRGAREEVSWMLNGSLLARSKPGASQVVEFPEPGRYDITAFDDHGRYDRISVSVHGAR